A stretch of Bradyrhizobium diazoefficiens DNA encodes these proteins:
- a CDS encoding alanine--glyoxylate aminotransferase family protein, whose protein sequence is MTVRAGREFLAIPGPTTMPDAVLQAMHRPAIDIYSKQMTDLTESLLRDISKLFATKGNSYIYIANGHGAWEAALSNVLSRGDKILVLESGRFAIGWGNAASLMGAEVEVLKGDWRRAVRPHEVEERLRRDTEHKIKAVVVVQIDTASGVQNDIEAIGKAIKASGHPALYMVDTVASLGCMPFEMDKWGVDVAMSGSQKGLMTPPGLGFVSANARALEAHKTANMSTPYWSWSEREGSEHYRKYAGTAPVHLLFALRQAIDLIHEEGLENAFRRHSLLGEATRRAVGAWSEGQVLGFNVAEPHERSNTVTTVTMTTGHDPAVLQRYCKEKCGVVLGTGIGDLSGQAFRIAHMGHVNAPMLLGTLGVIEVGLNALKIPHGKGGLEAAVAYLGEQVAV, encoded by the coding sequence ATGACCGTTCGCGCGGGCCGGGAGTTTCTGGCCATCCCTGGGCCCACCACGATGCCCGACGCTGTGCTCCAGGCGATGCATCGTCCGGCGATCGACATCTACTCCAAACAGATGACTGATCTGACCGAGAGCCTGCTCCGCGACATCTCGAAACTGTTTGCGACCAAAGGCAACTCCTACATCTACATCGCCAACGGCCACGGCGCCTGGGAAGCCGCGCTGAGCAACGTGCTGTCGCGCGGCGACAAGATCCTGGTGCTGGAGAGCGGACGCTTCGCAATCGGATGGGGCAATGCGGCATCTCTGATGGGCGCCGAGGTCGAGGTGCTCAAGGGCGACTGGCGCCGCGCGGTGCGACCGCACGAGGTCGAGGAACGGCTGCGCCGCGACACCGAACACAAGATTAAGGCCGTCGTCGTCGTCCAAATCGACACGGCCTCGGGCGTGCAGAACGACATCGAGGCGATCGGCAAGGCGATCAAGGCCAGCGGCCATCCCGCGCTGTACATGGTCGACACCGTGGCTTCGCTCGGCTGCATGCCATTCGAGATGGACAAATGGGGCGTCGACGTCGCGATGTCCGGCTCGCAGAAGGGCCTGATGACGCCGCCCGGTCTCGGCTTCGTTTCCGCCAACGCGCGCGCGCTGGAAGCGCACAAGACCGCGAACATGTCGACGCCCTATTGGAGCTGGAGCGAGCGCGAGGGCAGCGAGCACTATCGCAAATATGCCGGCACCGCGCCGGTGCATCTGCTGTTCGCGCTGCGCCAGGCGATTGACCTGATCCACGAGGAAGGGCTGGAGAACGCCTTCCGCCGCCACAGCCTGCTCGGCGAAGCCACGCGACGCGCTGTCGGCGCATGGTCGGAGGGCCAGGTGCTCGGATTCAACGTGGCCGAACCCCATGAGCGCTCCAACACCGTGACCACGGTGACCATGACCACCGGCCACGATCCCGCAGTGCTGCAGCGCTATTGCAAGGAGAAGTGCGGCGTCGTGCTCGGCACCGGCATCGGCGATCTCTCGGGACAAGCCTTCCGCATCGCCCATATGGGCCATGTCAACGCGCCGATGCTGCTCGGCACGCTCGGCGTGATCGAGGTCGGGTTGAATGCGCTGAAGATCCCGCATGGCAAAGGCGGGCTCGAGGCGGCGGTGGCGTATCTGGGTGAGCAGGTGGCGGTGTAA
- a CDS encoding response regulator codes for MANILIVDDDPAVQLTIRLLLERAGHHVTVAGDGRKGLALVEGNQFDLLFLDIFMPGMDGLETMRHVRALQATIPIIVISGRSITPDAYAEPDFLKMATKLGAVASLQKPFRADVLLAAVDGCLKSAQPSSRPQPDAGAGSR; via the coding sequence GTGGCCAACATCCTGATCGTGGATGACGACCCGGCCGTTCAGCTCACGATCCGGCTGCTCCTGGAGCGGGCCGGTCACCACGTGACGGTCGCCGGCGATGGCCGCAAGGGGCTCGCTCTGGTCGAGGGCAATCAATTCGACCTGCTATTCCTCGATATCTTCATGCCCGGCATGGACGGGCTGGAGACGATGCGCCATGTCCGGGCGCTGCAAGCAACCATTCCGATCATCGTCATTTCCGGCCGCTCGATCACGCCGGACGCCTATGCCGAGCCGGACTTTTTGAAGATGGCGACCAAGCTCGGCGCCGTCGCGAGCCTGCAGAAGCCGTTCCGGGCCGACGTATTGCTGGCCGCGGTCGACGGCTGCCTGAAATCGGCGCAACCATCATCCCGCCCGCAACCCGATGCCGGCGCCGGAAGCCGATGA
- a CDS encoding ribonuclease activity regulator RraA produces MTKLSEATRNKLKAVSTATVATALFKRGLRIQMIQDVHPLGHDQPTMVGEAFTLRYMPAREDLNTIDVFKDRSHPQRKAVEDCPAGSVLVMDSRKDARAASAGAILVTRLMKRGVAGVVTDGGFRDSAEIAKLGIPAYHHRPSAPTNLTLHQAIEINVPIGCGDAPVFPGDVILGDADGVIVIPAHLADEIANETFEMTAFEDFVTEEVGKGRGIFGLYPATDPQTLTDFAEWRKKNGR; encoded by the coding sequence ATGACAAAACTCAGCGAAGCCACCCGCAACAAGCTCAAAGCCGTCTCCACCGCCACCGTCGCCACCGCCTTGTTCAAGCGTGGTCTGCGCATCCAGATGATCCAGGACGTGCACCCGTTGGGTCACGACCAGCCGACCATGGTCGGCGAGGCCTTCACGCTGCGCTACATGCCGGCGCGCGAGGACCTCAACACCATCGATGTTTTTAAGGATCGCTCGCATCCGCAGCGCAAGGCGGTCGAGGATTGTCCGGCAGGCAGCGTGCTGGTGATGGACAGCCGCAAGGACGCGCGCGCGGCCTCGGCCGGCGCGATCCTGGTGACGCGGCTGATGAAGCGTGGCGTCGCCGGCGTCGTCACCGATGGTGGCTTTCGCGATTCCGCCGAGATCGCGAAACTCGGCATCCCCGCCTACCATCATCGCCCCTCAGCGCCGACCAATCTGACGCTGCATCAGGCGATCGAGATCAATGTCCCGATCGGCTGCGGTGACGCGCCGGTGTTTCCCGGCGACGTCATTCTCGGCGATGCCGACGGCGTCATCGTCATCCCCGCGCATCTTGCGGACGAGATCGCCAACGAAACCTTCGAGATGACCGCGTTCGAGGATTTCGTCACCGAGGAAGTCGGCAAGGGCCGGGGCATCTTCGGTCTTTATCCCGCGACCGATCCGCAAACGCTCACCGATTTCGCGGAATGGCGGAAGAAGAACGGCCGCTAG
- a CDS encoding SMP-30/gluconolactonase/LRE family protein → MTFTRRNLLARAGATAASALLVRAAGAQSFPFTPAQRYPDPAVQILDPSFAKYRLYSSTLEQVATGLRWAEGPVYFPDGGYLLFSDIPNNRIMKFDEKTGQTSVFRANANYANGNARDRQGRLVTCEHSVTRRITRTEKDGKITVLADKFEGKRLNAPNDIVVKSDDSIWFTDPTFGIGGEWEGKKEKPEQATTNVYRIAKDGKLTAVLTDLVNPNGIAFSPDEKKLYIVEWKGTPNRSIWSYNVGDDGSLSGKTKLIDAADQGSLDGFRVDRDGNLWCGWGSNGALASEPTDVGGRKVYQLKGRSEDLDGVMVFNPEGKPLAFIKLPERCENLCFGGPKNNRLYMASCHSIYALYVEAQGAV, encoded by the coding sequence ATGACTTTCACACGACGCAATCTTTTGGCCCGCGCTGGAGCAACCGCAGCTTCCGCATTGCTCGTCCGCGCTGCCGGCGCCCAGTCGTTTCCGTTCACGCCGGCTCAGCGCTATCCGGACCCGGCGGTCCAGATCCTCGATCCGAGCTTCGCCAAGTATCGGCTCTATTCGTCGACGCTCGAGCAGGTCGCGACCGGCCTGCGCTGGGCTGAAGGTCCGGTCTATTTCCCGGACGGCGGCTATTTGCTGTTCTCCGACATTCCCAACAACCGGATCATGAAGTTCGACGAGAAGACCGGGCAGACCAGCGTGTTCCGCGCCAACGCCAATTACGCCAACGGCAATGCGCGCGACCGCCAGGGCCGCCTCGTCACCTGCGAGCACTCCGTCACCCGCCGCATCACCCGGACCGAGAAGGACGGCAAGATCACCGTGCTCGCCGACAAATTCGAGGGCAAGCGGCTGAACGCGCCGAACGACATCGTGGTGAAGTCCGACGACAGCATCTGGTTCACCGATCCGACCTTCGGCATCGGCGGCGAGTGGGAGGGCAAGAAGGAGAAGCCCGAGCAGGCCACCACCAACGTCTACCGCATCGCCAAGGACGGCAAGCTCACAGCTGTTCTCACCGACCTCGTCAATCCGAACGGTATCGCGTTTTCGCCGGACGAGAAGAAGCTCTACATCGTCGAGTGGAAGGGCACGCCCAATCGCAGCATCTGGAGCTACAATGTCGGCGACGACGGTAGCCTGAGCGGCAAGACCAAGCTGATCGACGCCGCCGACCAGGGCTCGCTCGACGGTTTTCGCGTGGACCGCGACGGCAATCTCTGGTGTGGCTGGGGCTCGAATGGCGCGTTGGCATCCGAGCCGACCGATGTCGGTGGCCGCAAGGTCTACCAGCTCAAGGGCAGATCTGAGGATCTCGATGGCGTCATGGTGTTCAACCCCGAAGGCAAGCCGCTCGCCTTCATCAAGCTGCCCGAACGCTGCGAAAATCTCTGTTTCGGCGGGCCGAAGAACAACCGCCTCTATATGGCGAGCTGTCATTCCATCTACGCGCTCTATGTGGAGGCGCAGGGGGCGGTGTGA
- a CDS encoding S9 family peptidase, with amino-acid sequence MPKSASTAPTAPVAPRRPHSFTRHGITVTDDYAWLKDAKWQEVLRDPKVLDPDIRKYLDEENGYTESLLGHTGPLQKKLVGEMRSRIKEDDSSVPSPDGAFAYFRKFREGGQHELFGRMPRDGGEGHIVLDGDALAKDHKYFKFGGSRHSDDHRLQAWSADTKGSEYFSIRVRDWATGADLDDLVEETDGGIVWSKDGKSFFYVKLDDNHRPMQVWRHRLGTKQVDDTLVHEEQDSGWFTHLHESTSGRFCVIAGGDHETSEQRLIDLAHPEAPPRLVAAREDGVQYSLADRGDELFILTNADDAIDFKIVTAPLGQPERKNWRDLIPYRPGIYIIDLDLYAGHLVRLERANALPAIVIRDLATKEEHAIAFDEAAYSLDTMGSYEFETTNLRFAYSSMTTPSEVYDYDMAKRTRTLRKRQEIPSGHNAADYVTTRIMAKAQDGAEVPVSILHRRGLKLDGAAPLLLYGYGSYGMAMPASFSANRLSLVDRGFVYAIAHIRGGADKGWGWYLDGKREKKTNSFDDFAVSARALIDAKYTSAKRIVGHGGSAGGMLMGAVANRAGELFAGIVAEVPFVDVLNTMLDDTLPLTPPEWPEWGNPIESEKDFRTILSYSPYDNVAAKDYPAILAMGGLTDPRVTYWEPAKWIARLRATMSGGGPVLLRTNMGAGHGGASGRFNRLDEVAIVYAFALWAAGMAEA; translated from the coding sequence TTGCCCAAATCCGCCAGCACTGCCCCGACCGCTCCCGTCGCCCCGCGCCGGCCGCATTCCTTCACCCGCCACGGCATCACCGTGACCGACGACTACGCCTGGCTGAAGGACGCGAAATGGCAGGAGGTGCTGCGCGATCCCAAGGTGCTCGATCCCGACATCCGCAAATATCTCGATGAGGAGAACGGCTACACCGAAAGCCTGCTCGGCCACACCGGACCATTGCAGAAGAAGCTGGTCGGCGAGATGCGCTCCCGCATCAAGGAGGACGATTCCAGCGTGCCCTCGCCGGATGGTGCCTTCGCCTATTTCCGCAAGTTCCGCGAGGGCGGCCAGCATGAGCTGTTCGGCCGCATGCCGCGGGACGGCGGCGAGGGCCATATCGTGCTCGACGGCGATGCGCTCGCAAAGGATCACAAATATTTCAAATTCGGTGGCAGCCGCCACTCCGACGATCACAGACTCCAAGCCTGGAGCGCCGACACCAAGGGCTCCGAATATTTCTCGATCCGCGTGCGCGACTGGGCGACCGGCGCGGACCTCGACGACCTCGTCGAGGAGACCGACGGCGGTATCGTCTGGAGCAAGGACGGCAAGAGCTTCTTCTATGTGAAGCTCGACGACAATCACCGGCCGATGCAGGTGTGGCGGCACAGACTGGGGACGAAGCAGGTCGACGACACGCTGGTCCACGAAGAGCAGGATTCCGGCTGGTTCACCCATCTGCACGAGAGCACCAGCGGCCGCTTCTGCGTGATCGCCGGCGGCGACCATGAAACCAGCGAGCAGCGGCTGATCGATCTCGCCCATCCCGAAGCGCCGCCGCGCCTCGTCGCGGCGCGCGAGGACGGCGTGCAATATTCGCTTGCCGACCGCGGCGACGAACTGTTCATCCTGACCAATGCCGACGACGCCATCGACTTCAAGATCGTCACCGCGCCGCTTGGCCAGCCCGAGCGCAAGAACTGGCGTGATCTGATCCCCTACCGTCCCGGCATCTACATCATCGACCTCGATCTCTATGCCGGTCATCTGGTGCGGCTGGAGCGCGCCAATGCGCTGCCGGCGATCGTGATCCGCGACCTCGCGACCAAGGAGGAGCACGCCATCGCGTTCGACGAGGCCGCCTATTCGCTCGACACGATGGGCTCCTACGAATTCGAGACCACCAATTTGCGCTTTGCCTATTCGTCGATGACGACGCCGTCGGAAGTGTATGACTACGACATGGCGAAGCGCACGCGCACGCTACGCAAGCGCCAGGAGATCCCGTCCGGCCACAACGCGGCAGACTACGTCACCACCCGCATCATGGCGAAGGCCCAAGATGGTGCCGAGGTGCCGGTGTCGATTCTTCATCGCCGCGGATTGAAGCTCGACGGCGCGGCGCCGCTGTTGCTTTACGGCTACGGCTCCTACGGCATGGCGATGCCGGCCTCGTTCAGCGCCAACCGGCTGTCGCTGGTCGACCGCGGCTTCGTCTACGCCATCGCCCATATCCGCGGCGGCGCCGACAAGGGCTGGGGCTGGTATCTCGACGGCAAACGCGAGAAGAAGACGAATTCATTCGACGATTTTGCCGTCAGCGCCCGCGCGCTGATCGATGCGAAATACACCAGCGCAAAACGCATCGTCGGCCATGGCGGCTCGGCCGGCGGCATGCTGATGGGCGCGGTCGCAAACCGCGCCGGCGAATTGTTCGCAGGCATCGTCGCGGAAGTGCCGTTCGTCGACGTGCTCAACACCATGCTCGACGACACGCTGCCGCTGACGCCGCCGGAATGGCCCGAATGGGGCAATCCGATCGAGAGCGAAAAGGATTTTCGCACCATCCTGTCCTACTCGCCCTACGACAATGTCGCGGCAAAGGACTATCCTGCGATCCTGGCGATGGGCGGCTTGACCGATCCGCGCGTCACCTATTGGGAGCCCGCCAAATGGATCGCGCGCCTGCGCGCCACCATGAGCGGCGGCGGCCCGGTTCTGTTGCGCACCAACATGGGCGCCGGCCATGGCGGCGCGTCGGGGCGCTTCAACCGGCTGGATGAAGTCGCGATCGTGTATGCGTTTGCGCTGTGGGCGGCGGGGATGGCGGAGGCTTAG
- a CDS encoding ABC transporter permease, whose protein sequence is MGEARILLRDAPIVATSGAAEVERKLSAPEMLWNDGFVRKAVIILFLAAVWEAYGVYLDNPLLFPTLHDTIVTLWERVKDGTIPLRAWASLKVLFMGYSAGIALAAIFTVLAISTRIGTDFLETVTAMFNPLPAIALLPLALIWFGLGNGSLVFVLIHSVLWPVALNTHSGFKSVSNTLRMVGRNYGLRGLPYIARILIPAAFGSILTGLKIGWAFAWRTLIAAELVFGVSSGQGGLGWFIFENRNLLDIPAVFAGLLTVIIIGLFVENLIFRAIERNTVQKWGTQS, encoded by the coding sequence ATGGGCGAAGCGAGAATATTGCTGCGTGACGCGCCGATTGTGGCCACGAGTGGCGCAGCCGAAGTCGAGCGCAAGCTCAGCGCGCCTGAAATGTTGTGGAACGACGGCTTCGTCCGGAAGGCCGTCATCATCCTGTTCCTGGCAGCGGTCTGGGAGGCTTACGGCGTTTATCTCGACAATCCTTTGTTGTTTCCGACGCTGCACGATACGATCGTCACGCTGTGGGAGCGCGTGAAGGACGGCACCATTCCGCTGCGGGCCTGGGCCTCGCTGAAGGTGCTGTTCATGGGATACTCGGCCGGCATCGCGCTCGCCGCCATTTTCACGGTCCTCGCCATCTCGACCCGCATCGGCACCGATTTCCTGGAGACGGTGACGGCGATGTTCAATCCGTTGCCGGCGATTGCGCTGCTGCCGCTCGCCTTGATCTGGTTCGGGCTCGGCAATGGCAGCCTCGTTTTCGTGCTGATTCATTCGGTGCTGTGGCCGGTCGCGCTCAACACTCATTCCGGTTTCAAGAGCGTGTCCAACACGCTGCGTATGGTCGGGCGCAATTACGGCCTGCGCGGACTGCCCTATATCGCCAGGATCCTGATCCCCGCGGCCTTCGGCTCGATCCTCACCGGCCTCAAGATTGGCTGGGCCTTTGCTTGGCGCACGCTGATCGCGGCCGAGCTGGTGTTCGGTGTGTCCTCGGGGCAGGGCGGACTCGGCTGGTTCATCTTCGAGAACCGCAATCTCCTCGATATACCTGCAGTCTTCGCAGGCCTCTTGACGGTGATTATCATCGGGCTCTTTGTCGAGAACCTGATCTTCCGCGCCATCGAGCGGAACACCGTCCAGAAATGGGGCACGCAATCATGA
- a CDS encoding GntR family transcriptional regulator — MESAHPAPRATARLDRARQAAPQVFERLRNAIIALELPPGAPLSRAELAGQFGVSSTPVRDALMRLEEEGLVDVFPQHATVVSQIDVDRAQQAHFLRQALELEIVRLLADKPDPSLIIRLDHAIALQQQFAKAGDFEAFMAGDNDFHAQLYAAAGKQDLWMLVRSRSGHIDRLRRLHLPSPGKAQNIVRHHRLIARAIEAADADAAQQHLRKHLSGTLSELDAIRSRYPEYLTD, encoded by the coding sequence ATGGAATCAGCCCATCCCGCGCCGCGCGCGACTGCCCGGCTCGACCGCGCCCGGCAGGCCGCGCCGCAGGTGTTCGAGCGGCTGCGCAACGCGATCATCGCCCTGGAGCTTCCGCCCGGTGCGCCGCTGTCGCGCGCCGAATTGGCCGGCCAGTTCGGCGTCAGCTCGACGCCGGTGCGCGACGCACTGATGCGGCTCGAGGAAGAGGGTCTGGTCGATGTGTTCCCGCAGCATGCGACCGTGGTCAGCCAGATCGACGTCGATCGCGCGCAACAGGCACATTTTCTGCGCCAGGCGCTGGAGCTGGAGATCGTCCGGCTCCTTGCAGACAAGCCAGATCCGTCCCTGATCATTCGTCTGGACCACGCCATCGCGCTGCAACAGCAATTCGCCAAGGCCGGCGACTTCGAGGCCTTCATGGCCGGCGACAATGATTTCCACGCTCAGCTCTATGCCGCCGCCGGAAAGCAGGACCTCTGGATGCTGGTGCGCAGCCGCAGCGGACATATCGACCGGCTGCGCCGGCTGCATCTGCCTTCGCCCGGCAAGGCCCAGAACATCGTGCGCCATCACAGACTGATCGCGCGCGCCATTGAAGCAGCAGACGCCGATGCGGCACAGCAGCATCTGCGCAAGCACCTGTCAGGCACGTTGAGCGAGCTGGACGCGATCCGAAGCCGCTATCCCGAGTACCTCACCGACTAG
- the araD gene encoding L-arabinonate dehydratase, whose product MTKKKTPDQLRSARWFAPDDLRSFGHRSRAMQMGYAPEEWKDRPCIAIINTWSDAQPCHMHFKSRVDDVKRGILMAGGLPIELPALSLSESLLKPTTMLYRNLLAMEAEELLRSHPVDGVVLMGGCDKTTPALLLGATSMNIPAIYLPAGPMLRGNWKGKTLGSGSDGWKYWDERRAGKISDKDWLDIEAGIARSYGTCMTMGTASTMTAIAEAIGMTLPGASSIPAADANHIRMASECGRRIVEMVWEDLTPKTIQTRKAFENAIAVAMAMGCSTNAIIHLIAQARRAGQDIGLDDFEIASRKVPVIANVRPSGDAYLMEDFFYAGGLPALMSQIKPHLHLDCITVSGKTLGGNIAYAEVHNDDVIRSVDNPIYKEGALAVLKGNLAPDGCVIKPSACAPRFLKHTGPALVFDDYPAMKKAVDDPNLDVTEDHILILRNAGPQGGPGMPEWGMLPIPTKLVKQGVRDMVRISDARMSGTSYGACILHVSPESYIGGPLALVRNGDRISLDVAARTINLDVPEAELDKRRSAWKQPERRFERGYGWMFTKHIKQANDGCDFDFLETDFGAPIGEPSIY is encoded by the coding sequence ATGACCAAGAAAAAAACACCGGACCAGCTCCGCAGCGCGCGCTGGTTCGCGCCCGACGATCTCCGCTCGTTCGGCCACCGCTCCCGCGCCATGCAGATGGGCTACGCGCCCGAGGAGTGGAAGGACCGGCCGTGCATCGCGATCATCAATACCTGGTCGGACGCGCAGCCCTGCCACATGCACTTCAAGTCCCGCGTCGACGACGTCAAGCGCGGGATCCTGATGGCCGGCGGCCTGCCAATCGAGTTGCCGGCGCTGTCACTGTCGGAATCGCTCTTGAAGCCGACCACGATGCTCTATCGCAATCTCCTTGCGATGGAAGCCGAAGAGCTGCTGCGTAGCCATCCCGTTGACGGCGTGGTGCTGATGGGCGGCTGTGACAAGACCACGCCGGCGCTTTTGCTCGGCGCGACCTCGATGAACATCCCCGCGATCTATCTGCCGGCAGGCCCGATGCTGCGCGGCAACTGGAAGGGCAAGACGCTCGGCTCCGGCTCCGACGGCTGGAAATATTGGGACGAGCGGCGCGCCGGAAAAATCTCCGACAAGGACTGGCTCGACATCGAAGCCGGCATTGCCCGCAGCTACGGCACCTGCATGACCATGGGCACGGCCTCGACCATGACCGCGATCGCGGAAGCGATCGGCATGACGCTGCCCGGCGCCTCCTCGATTCCCGCCGCCGACGCCAATCACATCCGCATGGCCTCCGAATGCGGCCGCCGCATCGTCGAGATGGTGTGGGAAGATCTGACGCCGAAGACGATCCAGACCCGCAAAGCCTTCGAGAACGCAATCGCGGTGGCGATGGCGATGGGCTGCTCCACCAACGCGATTATCCATCTGATCGCGCAGGCCCGCCGCGCCGGCCAGGACATCGGGCTCGACGATTTCGAGATCGCGAGCCGCAAGGTGCCCGTGATCGCCAATGTGCGGCCGAGCGGCGATGCCTATCTGATGGAAGATTTTTTCTATGCCGGCGGCCTGCCGGCCCTGATGAGTCAGATCAAGCCTCATCTGCATCTCGACTGCATCACCGTAAGCGGAAAGACCCTTGGTGGGAACATCGCCTACGCCGAAGTTCACAATGACGACGTGATCCGCTCGGTCGACAATCCCATTTACAAGGAGGGCGCGCTCGCCGTGCTCAAGGGCAATCTCGCGCCCGACGGCTGCGTCATCAAGCCCTCCGCCTGCGCGCCGCGCTTTCTCAAGCACACCGGGCCCGCGCTGGTGTTCGACGACTATCCCGCGATGAAGAAGGCGGTCGACGATCCCAATTTGGACGTCACCGAGGATCACATCCTCATTCTGCGCAATGCGGGCCCGCAGGGCGGCCCGGGCATGCCCGAATGGGGCATGCTGCCGATCCCGACCAAGCTCGTGAAGCAGGGCGTGCGCGACATGGTGCGCATCTCGGACGCGCGCATGAGCGGCACCAGCTATGGCGCCTGCATCCTGCACGTCTCACCGGAATCCTACATCGGCGGCCCGCTGGCGCTGGTGCGGAATGGCGATCGCATCTCGCTCGACGTCGCCGCGCGCACCATCAATCTCGATGTCCCCGAGGCCGAACTCGACAAGCGCCGCTCCGCCTGGAAGCAGCCCGAGCGCCGCTTCGAGCGCGGCTATGGCTGGATGTTCACCAAGCACATCAAGCAGGCCAATGACGGCTGCGACTTCGACTTCCTGGAAACCGATTTCGGCGCGCCGATTGGCGAGCCGTCGATTTATTAA
- a CDS encoding ABC transporter substrate-binding protein → MKLFQIGFAAIVLTAATALPVKAQQKSEISLSRQPGIFYMPSHIMEKQKLIEKHAALLGVPNVTTKWVTFSGGGAQTDALLAGGVDILNTGTGNLLLLWDRTRGGVKGIVATSAQPMTLISRDANIKSIRDFGPGDKIAVPTVKISTQAIVLQIAAAEAFGADQWSKLDANTVQLGHPDAYAALANPKHEVHNHFSIPPFTFLELKNVPGAHVVLNSPDVMGGPLSQAQFFTTTKFADANPKIIQAVRDATKEAQDLIRSDTKQAVEIYKEITGDKTSLEELLDLLKQPGMMEWNLEPQGTMKFAAHLYKTGTLKTQPKAWTDYYLPVAHDLKGN, encoded by the coding sequence ATGAAGCTCTTCCAGATTGGCTTTGCCGCCATCGTCTTGACGGCCGCAACGGCCCTGCCGGTGAAGGCACAGCAGAAATCCGAGATCTCCCTGTCGCGGCAGCCCGGCATTTTCTACATGCCGAGCCACATCATGGAGAAGCAGAAGCTGATCGAGAAGCACGCGGCTTTGCTCGGCGTGCCGAATGTCACCACCAAATGGGTGACCTTCTCGGGCGGCGGTGCGCAGACCGATGCGCTGCTCGCAGGCGGCGTCGACATCCTCAACACCGGCACGGGCAATCTGCTGCTGCTGTGGGATCGCACCCGCGGCGGCGTGAAGGGGATCGTCGCGACCTCGGCGCAGCCGATGACGCTGATCAGCCGCGACGCCAACATCAAGTCGATCAGGGATTTTGGTCCGGGCGACAAGATCGCGGTGCCGACGGTGAAGATCTCGACGCAGGCGATCGTGCTTCAGATCGCGGCCGCCGAGGCCTTCGGTGCCGACCAATGGTCGAAGCTCGATGCCAACACCGTTCAGCTCGGCCATCCCGACGCCTATGCGGCACTCGCCAATCCCAAGCATGAGGTGCACAATCATTTCTCGATCCCGCCCTTCACGTTCCTGGAACTGAAGAACGTGCCGGGCGCGCATGTCGTGCTGAATTCACCCGATGTCATGGGCGGCCCGCTCAGCCAGGCGCAGTTCTTCACCACGACGAAATTCGCCGACGCCAATCCCAAGATCATCCAGGCGGTGCGTGATGCCACCAAGGAGGCGCAGGACCTGATCCGCAGCGACACCAAACAAGCGGTCGAGATCTACAAGGAGATCACCGGCGACAAGACCTCGCTGGAGGAGCTGCTCGATCTCCTCAAGCAGCCCGGCATGATGGAGTGGAATCTCGAGCCGCAGGGTACGATGAAATTCGCCGCCCATCTTTACAAGACCGGCACGCTGAAGACCCAGCCCAAGGCCTGGACGGACTATTATCTCCCCGTCGCGCACGACCTGAAAGGCAACTGA
- a CDS encoding ABC transporter ATP-binding protein, with protein sequence MALLDVSGVTLRYKTSSAVVTATERVSFSVDKSDRFVLLGPSGCGKSTLLKAVGGYMSPSEGRMTIGDREIRGPGADRMMIFQEFDQLLPWKSVLANVMFPLLTARKLSRKDAEARARAYIDKVGLTRVVDAYPHTLSGGMKQRVAIARGMAMEPDILLMDEPFAALDALTRRTCQDELLQLWSETKFTVLFVTHSIAEAIRIGNRILLLSPHPGRVKAEVVDVDKVTNEDGSAGRLEKEIHDFLFAGEATAH encoded by the coding sequence ATGGCGCTGCTCGACGTCAGCGGGGTGACGCTGCGCTACAAGACCTCCAGCGCTGTCGTCACCGCCACCGAGAGGGTGAGCTTCTCCGTCGACAAGTCCGACCGCTTCGTGCTGCTCGGCCCGTCCGGCTGCGGCAAGTCGACCCTGCTGAAGGCGGTCGGCGGCTACATGTCACCGAGCGAAGGCCGCATGACGATCGGCGATCGTGAGATCCGCGGCCCCGGTGCCGACCGCATGATGATCTTCCAGGAATTCGACCAGCTCTTGCCGTGGAAGAGCGTACTCGCCAACGTGATGTTTCCGCTGCTCACCGCGCGAAAGCTGTCGCGCAAGGACGCCGAAGCTCGCGCGCGGGCCTATATCGACAAGGTCGGTCTCACCCGCGTGGTCGACGCCTATCCGCACACGCTCTCCGGCGGCATGAAGCAGCGCGTCGCGATCGCGCGCGGCATGGCGATGGAGCCGGACATCCTGCTGATGGACGAGCCGTTCGCGGCGCTCGACGCGCTGACGCGGCGAACCTGCCAGGACGAGCTGCTCCAGCTCTGGAGCGAGACCAAATTCACCGTGCTGTTCGTGACACATTCGATTGCGGAAGCCATTCGCATCGGCAACCGCATCCTGCTGCTGTCGCCGCATCCCGGCCGGGTCAAGGCCGAAGTGGTTGATGTCGACAAGGTCACGAACGAGGACGGAAGTGCGGGCCGGCTGGAGAAGGAGATCCACGATTTCCTGTTCGCCGGCGAAGCCACCGCGCATTGA